From a single Mycolicibacterium moriokaense genomic region:
- a CDS encoding enoyl-CoA hydratase/isomerase family protein, whose product MGSLIRRDDDDGWTTLWLNRPDKLNALTVELFGELADHVDALYRDNSIRCVVLRGAGKCFSAGHDLNDLAEGEATPTAGWHSQILRRLEKLPKPVIAAVHGHCYTGALEVALACDFIIAADNAQFGDTHAKWALTPVWGMSQRLPRRIGRAAAKRLMFTCDTIDVSEAERIGLCEYVVPYASFDSEIATLATRIAAHSPFSHRANKRLLEATDGYTLDSGLQWEVLQTEGVGPDMHARIAAFTGRGKGSRRDTRRV is encoded by the coding sequence ATGGGTTCTTTGATCCGCCGAGACGATGACGACGGCTGGACGACGTTGTGGCTCAACCGGCCTGACAAACTGAATGCGCTGACCGTGGAATTGTTCGGCGAGCTGGCAGACCATGTCGACGCGCTGTATCGAGACAACTCGATACGGTGTGTGGTGCTGCGAGGTGCCGGTAAGTGCTTTTCTGCGGGCCACGATCTCAACGATCTCGCCGAAGGAGAAGCGACGCCAACCGCGGGCTGGCACAGCCAAATCCTGCGCCGCTTGGAAAAGCTACCCAAGCCGGTGATCGCCGCAGTCCACGGGCACTGTTATACCGGCGCGCTCGAGGTCGCCCTAGCATGCGACTTCATCATCGCCGCCGACAATGCACAGTTCGGTGACACCCATGCCAAATGGGCGTTGACACCAGTATGGGGGATGAGTCAACGCCTACCGCGACGCATCGGGAGAGCTGCAGCCAAGCGGCTCATGTTCACCTGTGACACGATCGACGTTAGCGAAGCGGAGCGCATCGGGCTGTGTGAGTACGTTGTGCCCTATGCCAGCTTCGACTCCGAAATCGCAACGCTGGCAACGCGAATCGCGGCCCACTCCCCTTTCAGCCATCGAGCCAACAAGCGCTTGCTGGAAGCAACCGATGGATACACGCTGGACTCCGGACTGCAGTGGGAGGTGCTACAGACCGAGGGGGTCGGACCGGACATGCATGCCAGAATCGCAGCTTTCACTGGTCGTGGGAAGGGAAGTCGACGTGATACCCGCCGCGTTTGA